A genome region from Mycobacterium florentinum includes the following:
- a CDS encoding DoxX family protein: MTTTPVAQREVQTAAYRTAGMLIGIGTVHFLAPAPFDTIVPAELPGTPRFYTYASGVAEIATGALLVPRQTRRFAALAAALLFIGVFPANVNMCRLWWSKPWPMRIAAFARLPLQIPMITTALKIMRNS, encoded by the coding sequence ATGACCACCACCCCCGTCGCCCAGCGTGAGGTCCAGACCGCCGCATACCGCACCGCAGGAATGCTGATCGGTATCGGCACCGTGCACTTCCTGGCCCCCGCACCGTTCGACACAATCGTGCCCGCCGAGCTACCCGGCACCCCGCGCTTTTACACCTACGCCTCGGGCGTCGCCGAGATAGCCACCGGCGCCCTGCTGGTACCGCGACAGACTCGGCGGTTCGCCGCGCTGGCCGCCGCCCTGCTGTTCATCGGGGTGTTCCCGGCCAACGTCAACATGTGCCGGTTGTGGTGGAGCAAGCCCTGGCCGATGCGCATCGCCGCCTTCGCCCGGCTGCCGCTGCAGATTCCGATGATCACCACGGCGTTGAAGATCATGCGCAACAGCTAA
- a CDS encoding VOC family protein: protein MSHISFSVRDAEVSARWWAALFDLTEIDRAAGDGWHGILLMHPSTRTIIEFQQHDAHQGEAFDPRRTGLDHVAFKVDTRAELDEWLARFEQLGVDHTPIADREYGAVLTFRDIDGIQFEMFFKADHP, encoded by the coding sequence GTGTCGCACATTTCGTTCTCGGTTCGTGACGCCGAGGTCAGCGCCCGATGGTGGGCTGCGCTCTTCGACCTGACCGAAATCGACCGGGCCGCCGGCGATGGATGGCATGGGATCTTGCTGATGCATCCGAGTACCCGGACCATCATCGAGTTCCAGCAGCACGACGCGCATCAGGGTGAGGCCTTCGACCCACGGCGTACCGGGTTGGATCACGTGGCATTCAAAGTCGACACGCGTGCCGAACTCGACGAGTGGCTGGCACGTTTCGAGCAGCTGGGCGTAGACCACACCCCGATCGCCGACCGTGAATACGGTGCGGTCCTGACCTTCAGGGACATTGACGGCATTCAGTTCGAAATGTTCTTCAAGGCCGACCACCCGTAG
- a CDS encoding DMT family transporter — MGATGIAVLLALAAALMIGIGDVLEQQSARQVTDKPVSTPALFHRLLRDRRWWLGSLVAAAGFGLQAAALGLGSVVLVQALSVTSLLFALLISSTTNHRKISRWQAIWAILLVAAVAVVVTVGNPQAGTPRGSFKTWTIVALILGPALIVCVIGARLSSGWLSALLLGLMSGVLWGLFSVLTKGVVDQLGRGIPELLRTPEFYVWAVLGIAATAWEQSAFRAGPLTASLPAVTVAEPLVGSVLGVTVLGETLSTNHVGMLALGVSVAVMIAAAVALAHSQAAGAPATDASTEVRSTSPRTDAV, encoded by the coding sequence ATGGGAGCGACTGGGATCGCGGTGCTGCTCGCGTTGGCGGCCGCCCTGATGATCGGCATCGGAGATGTCCTAGAACAGCAATCCGCTCGGCAGGTCACCGACAAACCGGTCAGCACCCCAGCACTGTTCCATCGGCTGCTGCGCGATCGCCGCTGGTGGCTGGGCAGTCTCGTGGCCGCCGCCGGGTTCGGGCTGCAGGCTGCGGCGCTCGGCCTGGGTTCGGTGGTTCTCGTGCAGGCACTGTCGGTGACTTCGCTGCTGTTCGCATTGCTCATCAGCAGCACCACGAATCACCGCAAAATATCACGCTGGCAAGCCATTTGGGCAATCTTGCTCGTTGCTGCCGTGGCAGTGGTGGTGACCGTCGGCAACCCGCAGGCCGGCACACCCCGCGGGTCATTCAAGACATGGACGATCGTGGCCTTGATCCTGGGCCCAGCCCTGATCGTGTGTGTAATCGGCGCTCGCTTGTCCTCGGGTTGGCTCAGCGCATTGCTGCTGGGGCTCATGTCGGGCGTGCTGTGGGGCCTTTTTTCGGTGCTGACGAAGGGTGTGGTCGACCAACTCGGCCGCGGCATTCCGGAATTGTTGCGAACGCCCGAGTTTTACGTGTGGGCGGTGCTGGGGATCGCCGCGACGGCCTGGGAGCAGTCGGCGTTTCGGGCGGGCCCGCTGACCGCGTCGCTCCCCGCGGTGACGGTCGCCGAGCCACTCGTCGGCTCGGTGCTCGGCGTCACCGTGCTGGGCGAGACGTTGAGCACCAACCACGTCGGCATGCTCGCGCTCGGTGTTTCGGTCGCGGTGATGATCGCGGCGGCGGTCGCGCTGGCACACAGCCAGGCCGCTGGAGCCCCGGCCACCGACGCGTCGACCGAGGTGCGATCAACTTCCCCGCGAACCGATGCGGTGTAA
- a CDS encoding bleomycin resistance protein encodes MGFSSVAPIVPVRDLDIALDRYRRLGFDARGYEGPQRYGFVDRGSVSMHLSEWAEHDPLRTAASVYLYVSDADAVYAEWAALEDLDGRLVEPVDTPYGLREFAYIDPDGTLHRIGSRGS; translated from the coding sequence ATCGGTTTCTCCTCGGTAGCCCCGATCGTTCCGGTTCGCGATCTCGACATCGCCCTGGATCGTTACCGCCGGCTGGGGTTCGATGCCCGCGGCTACGAAGGTCCCCAGCGCTACGGCTTTGTCGACCGCGGTTCGGTGTCGATGCACCTCAGCGAGTGGGCCGAGCACGATCCGCTGCGTACCGCGGCCAGCGTGTACCTCTACGTCAGCGACGCCGACGCCGTCTACGCGGAATGGGCGGCGCTCGAGGACCTCGACGGCCGCTTGGTGGAACCGGTCGATACACCCTACGGCTTAAGGGAATTCGCCTACATCGATCCCGACGGGACGTTACACCGCATCGGTTCGCGGGGAAGTTGA
- a CDS encoding NAD(P)H-dependent flavin oxidoreductase, producing MPDSTSNSAIDDDHPGPVVVPPDTTGFETRLTREYGLRHPLVGAGMGFIAHERLAAAVTNAGGLGVLGASPDPAESLAVMVERLRALTSGPFGVDLICADTGLGPASTDKHIDECIRLDVPLVVFHHDPPPADWVRALCTAGIQVWMQASSPEIAATAIGFGVSGIVAQGSEAGGHARGRIPLHALLRTIQHNWPDMLLLAAGGISDGTAVAAALRAGADGVWVGTALVAAAEANAHPEYQRRLVDSPGKTLRTNAFGPEWPDQPYRLLATPAVHSAEATTARQDETIGGTRLFPHSANMAYDLPVRSALPPTPETSGDWESMVYPAGQGVGAVRRIAPAAEIIEQMMGQARACHPLSA from the coding sequence ATGCCCGATTCGACCAGCAATTCTGCGATCGACGACGATCACCCCGGCCCGGTAGTTGTGCCGCCGGATACGACTGGATTTGAAACGCGGTTGACCCGCGAATACGGCCTCCGCCACCCGCTGGTGGGTGCGGGCATGGGATTCATCGCGCACGAACGGCTCGCCGCGGCGGTTACCAACGCCGGTGGATTGGGTGTGCTCGGTGCATCCCCGGACCCGGCCGAAAGCCTGGCCGTGATGGTGGAACGATTGCGCGCCTTGACGTCTGGCCCGTTTGGGGTGGACCTCATTTGTGCTGACACCGGGCTCGGCCCGGCCAGCACCGACAAGCACATCGACGAATGCATCCGGCTGGACGTGCCGCTGGTCGTATTTCACCACGACCCACCCCCGGCCGACTGGGTCAGGGCGCTCTGCACGGCGGGAATACAAGTGTGGATGCAGGCATCTTCGCCTGAGATCGCCGCGACTGCAATCGGATTCGGGGTCAGCGGAATCGTCGCACAGGGCAGCGAAGCCGGCGGTCACGCCCGCGGACGCATACCGCTGCACGCACTGTTGCGCACCATCCAACACAACTGGCCGGACATGCTTCTGCTCGCGGCCGGCGGCATCTCCGACGGTACCGCGGTGGCCGCCGCGTTACGCGCGGGCGCGGACGGAGTGTGGGTGGGCACCGCCTTGGTCGCTGCCGCGGAAGCCAATGCCCATCCCGAGTACCAGCGTCGGCTCGTCGATTCGCCCGGTAAGACGTTGCGCACCAACGCCTTCGGGCCCGAGTGGCCCGACCAGCCATACCGATTGCTGGCGACCCCCGCGGTGCACAGCGCTGAGGCAACCACGGCTCGGCAGGACGAGACCATCGGGGGCACGCGACTTTTTCCGCACTCCGCCAACATGGCGTACGACTTGCCGGTCAGGTCGGCGTTGCCCCCGACACCCGAGACCAGCGGTGATTGGGAGTCGATGGTCTATCCGGCCGGGCAGGGAGTGGGCGCCGTTCGCCGCATCGCGCCGGCCGCCGAGATCATCGAACAGATGATGGGCCAGGCCCGCGCATGTCACCCGCTCAGTGCTTGA
- a CDS encoding sensor domain-containing protein, which translates to MRQLPAVAALAAAAMLVAACDSNGGGTGPPSAFTPSTSATKQALPPAALTDLLLSEAEVDSVLGVTGARTDKVSDSLQEDPTAGLGPAGYTFPQECLYITGPALAPVYANSGSTMVHGERISVPSPDSDGSTPDANQYVVMYPSAQQASAFFTRSSERWPACANRQGTVPDNAKSPGFQWKVGPVSSANGVLSTTVSITLTKDGKTIDKSCQRALTARNNIAIDVDGCRPIPGDVGVDIANQIAGKVDKQ; encoded by the coding sequence ATGCGTCAGCTACCAGCCGTCGCCGCACTCGCCGCCGCTGCGATGCTGGTTGCGGCATGCGACAGCAACGGGGGCGGCACCGGCCCCCCATCCGCATTCACGCCCTCGACGAGTGCCACCAAGCAGGCGCTCCCGCCGGCCGCACTCACCGATCTGTTGCTCAGCGAGGCCGAGGTCGACAGCGTCCTGGGTGTTACCGGCGCGAGGACCGACAAAGTGTCCGACTCGTTGCAAGAAGACCCGACCGCGGGCCTGGGGCCGGCGGGATATACCTTTCCCCAGGAATGCCTGTACATCACCGGTCCTGCTCTCGCGCCGGTATACGCCAACAGCGGGAGCACCATGGTTCACGGCGAGAGAATCAGCGTCCCCTCGCCCGACTCAGATGGTTCGACCCCTGACGCAAACCAATACGTGGTGATGTATCCGTCCGCCCAGCAGGCCAGCGCCTTCTTCACCAGGTCGTCGGAACGCTGGCCCGCCTGCGCCAACCGCCAAGGCACCGTTCCCGACAACGCGAAATCGCCGGGCTTTCAGTGGAAGGTGGGACCGGTGTCGAGTGCCAACGGAGTTCTGAGCACGACCGTATCGATAACCCTCACCAAGGATGGCAAGACGATCGACAAGAGCTGTCAGCGGGCGCTGACCGCACGCAACAACATCGCGATCGACGTCGACGGCTGCCGCCCAATCCCCGGAGACGTGGGCGTCGACATCGCCAATCAGATCGCTGGCAAAGTCGACAAACAGTAG
- a CDS encoding DUF2505 domain-containing protein — MPRSFDVSTESPASVEQIYWAFSREDYWLARIALGDTTTTTLDSLNVDPDGRVTVRVTQHLGRQLLPGPVAKFARGELKLVHEETWKPAGDGHVLGQVNVTASPRVGGSRADARLEPNGNGTHLRFAGKVEVKIPLVGGKLEKTLGAGLDESIPALQRFTTSWIADHS; from the coding sequence ATGCCGCGCTCATTCGATGTCTCGACCGAATCGCCCGCCAGCGTTGAACAGATTTATTGGGCGTTCAGTCGCGAGGACTATTGGCTGGCCCGCATCGCCCTCGGGGATACCACGACCACCACCCTGGATTCACTGAACGTCGATCCCGACGGCAGGGTGACAGTGCGGGTGACTCAGCACCTCGGTCGCCAGCTATTGCCCGGGCCGGTTGCCAAATTCGCACGCGGCGAGCTGAAACTCGTGCACGAGGAGACCTGGAAACCGGCCGGTGACGGTCATGTTCTCGGGCAGGTCAACGTCACGGCCTCGCCCAGGGTGGGAGGGAGCCGCGCCGATGCGCGGCTGGAACCCAACGGCAACGGGACACACCTGAGATTCGCCGGCAAAGTGGAGGTCAAGATCCCGCTGGTCGGTGGCAAGCTCGAGAAGACCCTCGGCGCCGGCCTGGATGAGAGCATCCCCGCGCTGCAGCGCTTCACCACCAGCTGGATCGCCGACCACTCCTAG
- a CDS encoding NDMA-dependent alcohol dehydrogenase, producing the protein MKTKGALVWELNEPWSVEEIEIGDPRRGEVTVQLETAGLCHSDHHLMTGDFPIPSYPVLGGHEGAGIITEIGEGVEHLAVGDHVVMSFIPSCGTCQPCQTGLRNLCDLGMGLLSGQSVSDGSFRVTAQGRNVIPMSLLGTFAPYVVVHHTSVVKIDPTIPFDVACLVGCGVTTGYGSAVRSAAITPGDDVAVVGIGGVGAAALQGARIAGARRIFAVDPYEWKREQALKFGATEAFADVTEAAARIAEATRGLMCQKVIVTVGHVEGKDVESWMGLTAKGGVCVLTGMASVMSNECTLNLGGLSLLQKSLQGSIFGGGNPQYDIPAILELYKLGQINLDDMVTREYRLEQINDGYRDMLEGRNIRGVIRFTDADRS; encoded by the coding sequence TTGAAGACCAAAGGTGCGCTGGTCTGGGAATTGAACGAGCCGTGGTCGGTCGAGGAGATCGAGATCGGTGATCCTCGTCGCGGTGAGGTGACGGTCCAGCTGGAGACGGCCGGCCTGTGCCATTCCGATCACCATTTGATGACCGGCGACTTCCCCATCCCGAGCTATCCGGTGCTTGGCGGTCACGAGGGCGCCGGGATCATCACCGAAATCGGCGAGGGCGTGGAGCACCTGGCCGTCGGCGATCACGTCGTCATGTCGTTCATCCCGTCGTGCGGGACATGCCAGCCCTGCCAGACCGGGCTGCGCAATCTCTGCGACCTCGGCATGGGCCTGTTGTCGGGCCAATCGGTGTCCGACGGATCGTTTCGAGTGACGGCACAAGGCCGCAACGTGATTCCGATGTCGCTGCTGGGCACCTTCGCGCCGTATGTGGTGGTGCACCACACGTCGGTGGTCAAGATCGACCCCACGATCCCCTTCGACGTCGCCTGCCTGGTGGGCTGCGGTGTGACGACCGGCTACGGCTCGGCCGTGCGCAGCGCGGCGATCACGCCGGGTGACGACGTGGCGGTCGTCGGGATCGGCGGCGTCGGCGCCGCGGCGCTGCAGGGCGCCCGCATCGCCGGTGCCCGGCGCATCTTCGCCGTCGACCCATACGAATGGAAACGTGAGCAGGCGTTGAAGTTCGGCGCCACGGAAGCCTTCGCCGACGTCACCGAAGCCGCGGCCCGCATCGCCGAGGCGACGCGCGGCCTGATGTGCCAGAAGGTGATCGTCACCGTCGGACACGTGGAAGGCAAAGACGTCGAGTCGTGGATGGGGCTGACGGCCAAGGGTGGCGTATGCGTCCTCACCGGCATGGCCAGCGTCATGTCCAACGAATGCACTCTCAACCTCGGCGGGCTGTCGCTGCTGCAGAAGAGCTTGCAGGGCAGCATATTTGGCGGCGGCAACCCCCAATACGACATCCCTGCCATTCTCGAGTTGTACAAGCTGGGCCAAATCAATCTCGATGACATGGTGACCCGGGAATATCGCCTCGAGCAGATCAACGACGGCTATCGCGACATGCTCGAGGGACGCAACATCCGCGGCGTCATCCGATTCACCGACGCCGACCGCTCTTAG
- a CDS encoding GMC family oxidoreductase, translating into MTSSPEASPKNSFDYVIVGAGSAGCVLANRLSEDPSVQVLLLEAGPEDTHDAIRVPAIFSSLFGTEVDWDYRLEPQTHYQGSMTYPRGKTLGGSSSINLMVYIRGNRSDFDGWSESGCTGWDYDSVLPYFIKAENNSRLGEPLHGQSGPLHVEDRMFTHELSHGWVSAASAWGLATTEDFNGTSQIGSGAYQVSCHEGWRWSGADGYLRPALARPNLTVRVNAHATRVLVSGTRATGVAYLHDGAEKTAHAGAEVILAGGTINSPQLLLLSGIGPADALRALGIDVKADVPGVGENLHDHTMTPIVWATQDSTDLLEMASPENLALWQDRRGGPFASNGGEVGGFLSTAGDGIPNIQFIGGPTSFVDHGHFSPPLPNFTMNAAPTHPRSRGRLWLGYADPLKPPRIDPAYFSDPADVHDVIAGLRAAIEIAQQPSLRKFLKGMNLPTDENLNQATLAAHARNWSQTEYHAVGTCAMGVGERAVVDPELKVRGVEGLRVVDASVMPAIISGNTNAATVMIAEKGADLIKKSRRPGSDTRC; encoded by the coding sequence ATGACATCTTCACCGGAAGCTTCACCAAAAAATTCGTTCGATTACGTCATCGTCGGAGCCGGTAGCGCTGGGTGCGTGCTGGCCAACCGACTCTCCGAAGACCCGTCGGTTCAAGTGCTTCTACTCGAGGCGGGCCCCGAGGACACCCACGACGCAATTCGGGTCCCCGCCATCTTCAGTTCCCTATTCGGGACGGAAGTCGACTGGGATTATCGCCTCGAACCGCAGACGCACTATCAGGGATCGATGACCTACCCCCGCGGCAAGACGCTGGGTGGTTCGTCGTCGATCAACCTGATGGTCTACATCCGTGGAAACCGCAGCGACTTCGACGGCTGGAGCGAAAGCGGCTGCACCGGCTGGGATTACGACAGCGTGCTGCCCTATTTCATCAAAGCCGAAAACAACAGCCGCCTCGGTGAACCGCTGCATGGCCAGAGCGGTCCCCTGCACGTCGAGGACCGGATGTTCACGCATGAGCTCTCGCACGGCTGGGTCAGCGCGGCCAGCGCATGGGGCCTGGCTACCACCGAAGACTTCAACGGCACCTCCCAGATCGGTTCGGGCGCTTACCAAGTCAGCTGCCATGAAGGTTGGCGGTGGTCGGGTGCCGACGGCTACCTGAGACCGGCACTCGCGCGGCCCAACCTCACCGTGCGGGTCAATGCGCATGCGACCCGGGTTCTCGTGTCCGGGACGCGCGCCACCGGCGTGGCCTACCTGCACGATGGCGCGGAGAAGACCGCCCATGCCGGGGCGGAGGTCATTCTCGCCGGCGGGACCATCAACTCCCCGCAACTGTTGCTGCTGTCGGGCATCGGTCCGGCCGACGCGCTGCGCGCACTGGGCATCGACGTCAAAGCCGATGTGCCGGGTGTTGGGGAGAATTTGCACGATCACACGATGACCCCCATTGTCTGGGCAACCCAGGACTCGACGGATCTGCTGGAGATGGCCAGCCCGGAAAACCTTGCGCTCTGGCAGGACCGGCGCGGTGGCCCCTTCGCCTCCAACGGCGGCGAGGTCGGTGGATTCCTGTCCACCGCTGGCGACGGCATCCCGAACATCCAATTCATCGGGGGGCCGACGTCATTCGTCGACCACGGTCACTTCAGTCCGCCACTGCCGAATTTCACGATGAATGCCGCCCCGACCCACCCGCGCAGCCGTGGCCGGCTCTGGCTGGGCTACGCCGATCCACTGAAGCCTCCGCGCATCGATCCGGCCTACTTCTCCGACCCGGCAGATGTTCACGACGTCATCGCGGGCCTGCGCGCGGCAATCGAGATCGCGCAGCAGCCTTCGTTGCGGAAGTTCCTCAAGGGAATGAATCTCCCCACTGACGAGAACCTGAACCAGGCCACCCTGGCCGCTCACGCGAGGAACTGGTCGCAGACCGAATACCACGCGGTCGGCACCTGCGCGATGGGTGTCGGCGAACGAGCGGTCGTCGATCCCGAGCTCAAAGTTCGTGGCGTCGAAGGACTTCGGGTCGTCGACGCATCGGTCATGCCCGCCATCATCAGTGGGAACACCAATGCGGCAACGGTCATGATCGCCGAAAAGGGCGCCGACCTGATCAAGAAATCTCGTCGCCCGGGCTCCGATACACGGTGCTGA
- a CDS encoding TetR/AcrR family transcriptional regulator, with the protein MRDYDGKTAAERVAERRARLVDAGIELFGELGYAGTSIRAVLRQAELRDRYFGESFADLDALLAAVYDQLIDEEVSACRAAVDATTGASEGARAMIDTISRGLDGNPGHARIKLREVFSGGPMVALQRQEGLRKLAQLVADLLPAVDGIDDRRRLLLGVGVVAAADAYLLAWLDGELDVTREDVVDLVTQVFDSVAAGMTVSPSG; encoded by the coding sequence ATGAGGGATTACGACGGAAAGACAGCCGCGGAACGGGTCGCCGAGCGTCGTGCCCGATTGGTCGACGCGGGCATCGAGCTGTTCGGCGAGCTCGGCTACGCAGGCACCTCCATCCGGGCGGTGCTGCGACAAGCGGAGCTGCGCGACCGTTATTTCGGCGAGAGTTTCGCCGATCTGGACGCGCTGCTGGCGGCCGTCTACGACCAACTCATCGACGAGGAAGTCAGTGCTTGCCGAGCCGCGGTCGACGCCACCACCGGGGCCTCGGAAGGCGCGCGGGCGATGATCGACACGATCAGCCGGGGGCTGGACGGCAACCCCGGCCACGCGCGCATCAAGCTTCGTGAGGTGTTTTCCGGTGGGCCGATGGTTGCGCTCCAACGCCAGGAAGGACTTCGCAAGTTGGCCCAGCTCGTCGCCGACCTGCTGCCGGCGGTCGACGGCATCGACGATCGTCGGCGGCTGTTGCTCGGCGTCGGCGTGGTGGCCGCCGCCGACGCTTACTTACTCGCCTGGCTGGACGGTGAATTGGACGTCACCCGCGAAGACGTCGTCGACCTCGTGACGCAGGTGTTCGATTCGGTGGCGGCCGGCATGACGGTCAGCCCGTCGGGATAA
- a CDS encoding GNAT family N-acetyltransferase has protein sequence MTRIRTMTQADTNECARICYQAFNAIAARHNFPSDFRSVQQAHDLVSALQPHPGYFSVVAESDGRVVGSNFLDERSAIFGVGPVSVATDVQDGRIGRALMQAVLDRSTEQQALGVRLVQVAYHNRSMSLYTKLGFQVREPLAAIQGRPLSMQISGYDVRAAHEADLADCDKLCLQVHGHDRNGELRDAIAHGSAKVVERDGQITAYTTDVGFTGHSVAVSNEDLMALIADADAFSWNGFLVPLRNAELLRWCFDHGLRVVYMLNLMAMGYYQEPRGSSLASIGY, from the coding sequence ATGACCCGCATACGCACCATGACGCAGGCAGACACCAACGAGTGCGCGCGCATCTGCTACCAGGCCTTCAATGCCATCGCTGCCCGGCACAACTTTCCGTCGGACTTCCGCTCGGTACAGCAAGCTCACGATCTCGTCTCGGCATTGCAGCCGCACCCCGGATACTTCAGCGTCGTAGCCGAATCCGACGGTCGGGTAGTCGGTAGCAACTTTCTCGACGAACGTTCGGCGATATTCGGCGTGGGCCCGGTCAGCGTGGCCACCGATGTCCAGGACGGCCGCATCGGTCGCGCCTTGATGCAGGCCGTGCTGGACCGAAGCACCGAGCAGCAGGCGTTGGGAGTGCGACTGGTACAGGTCGCGTATCACAACCGTTCGATGAGCCTCTACACCAAGCTCGGCTTTCAAGTCCGTGAACCCCTCGCCGCAATCCAGGGCAGGCCACTGTCGATGCAAATCAGCGGATACGACGTGCGCGCAGCTCACGAAGCGGATCTGGCCGACTGCGACAAGCTCTGTCTACAGGTGCATGGCCATGACCGAAACGGCGAGCTGCGCGACGCGATCGCGCACGGATCGGCGAAGGTCGTCGAACGCGACGGCCAAATCACCGCGTACACGACCGACGTCGGGTTCACCGGCCACTCTGTTGCCGTGAGCAACGAAGACCTGATGGCGTTGATCGCCGACGCAGACGCGTTCTCCTGGAACGGATTTCTTGTTCCGTTGCGCAACGCCGAGCTCTTGCGATGGTGCTTCGATCACGGCTTGCGCGTCGTCTACATGCTGAACCTGATGGCGATGGGGTACTACCAAGAACCGCGCGGTTCCTCCCTGGCGTCGATCGGGTACTGA
- a CDS encoding sensor domain-containing protein, whose protein sequence is MRQFAVAAAVATTGILVAACGGGNGGGTASSSTTTTTSSKPPLAQAALPNLLLTPAEVDSVLGVTGSKTDKTFDTLQEDKSAEVFPASYKFPTECLFITGEGLAPIYTGSGNTAVHGERDIAPIPPDSNDPNPDVTQFVVLYPSADQARTFFNTSSQRWSSCANRQETVPGSDADAPQIQWKVGPVSNANGIVSTTVSVSLSKGSESMSQTCQRALTVRNNVVIDAEACGKGPGDAGITAAKQIVAKVDKQ, encoded by the coding sequence ATGCGTCAATTTGCAGTCGCCGCCGCCGTGGCCACTACCGGGATACTGGTCGCTGCCTGCGGCGGAGGCAACGGGGGCGGCACCGCTTCGTCTTCGACCACGACAACGACGTCGTCGAAGCCTCCCCTCGCGCAAGCCGCGCTGCCGAACCTCTTGCTCACTCCCGCCGAAGTCGACAGCGTCCTCGGGGTCACGGGTTCGAAGACCGACAAAACTTTCGACACGCTGCAAGAGGACAAGAGCGCCGAGGTGTTCCCCGCTAGTTACAAGTTCCCCACCGAGTGCCTCTTCATCACCGGCGAGGGCTTGGCACCCATTTACACAGGCAGCGGCAACACCGCGGTGCACGGCGAGCGCGACATTGCACCCATACCCCCGGACTCGAATGATCCGAACCCCGACGTCACCCAATTCGTGGTGTTGTATCCGTCCGCCGACCAGGCGCGCACCTTCTTCAACACGTCGTCGCAGCGCTGGTCCTCCTGCGCGAACCGCCAGGAAACCGTGCCCGGCAGCGACGCGGACGCCCCGCAAATTCAATGGAAAGTGGGACCGGTTTCCAACGCCAACGGGATAGTGAGCACCACCGTGAGCGTGAGTCTGAGCAAGGGCAGCGAGTCGATGTCCCAGACCTGTCAACGGGCCCTGACGGTGCGCAACAACGTCGTGATTGACGCCGAGGCGTGCGGGAAGGGTCCGGGCGACGCGGGCATCACTGCCGCCAAACAGATCGTCGCCAAAGTCGACAAGCAGTAA
- a CDS encoding cupin domain-containing protein: MSTQISKHAASLTEGEIVEESDLGSIRRLTADVFPILKGLSIKRLLINPGAMRTPHWHANANELTYCVSGTALVSVLDTGSRFASFVVRAGDMFHIDSGSLHHIENIGTDTAEFVITFRSERPEDFGLGAAFAAMTDAVLGNTYDLPASDFAAMRRSTVDRALARRDGDPDVPATAYFDDPHKFSVDAMTPPVTSAVGSARTARVQYWPALKDLSMYSLRIREDGMREPHWHPLTAEMGYVNKGAARMTVMNPGGELDTWYLRQGDVYFIPRAYPHHIEVFDAPEMHFCIFFDQPTPADIGYRTSISAYSRKVLAATFDTHIDDLPDFPFTKADPLIVNRINPLDAHAVGER; this comes from the coding sequence ATGTCAACGCAGATAAGTAAACACGCCGCATCGTTAACTGAAGGTGAAATCGTCGAAGAGTCCGACCTGGGTTCGATCCGGCGCCTGACCGCCGACGTCTTTCCCATCCTCAAGGGGCTATCGATCAAGCGGCTGCTGATCAACCCCGGCGCCATGCGGACCCCGCACTGGCACGCCAATGCCAACGAGTTGACCTACTGCGTTTCGGGCACCGCCTTGGTCTCGGTGCTCGACACCGGTAGCCGGTTCGCCTCCTTCGTGGTTCGCGCGGGCGACATGTTCCACATCGACTCCGGCTCGCTGCACCACATCGAGAACATCGGCACGGACACCGCCGAATTCGTGATCACGTTCCGCAGTGAACGGCCCGAGGATTTCGGGCTGGGCGCCGCATTCGCAGCGATGACCGACGCCGTGCTGGGCAACACCTATGACCTGCCGGCCTCGGATTTCGCCGCGATGCGCCGCAGCACGGTCGACCGCGCCTTGGCCCGCCGCGACGGCGACCCCGATGTGCCGGCGACCGCCTACTTCGACGACCCGCACAAGTTCTCCGTCGACGCGATGACGCCGCCCGTCACCAGCGCGGTCGGGTCGGCGAGAACCGCACGCGTGCAGTACTGGCCCGCGCTCAAGGACTTGTCGATGTACTCGTTGCGCATCCGCGAGGATGGGATGCGCGAGCCGCACTGGCACCCGCTCACCGCGGAGATGGGCTACGTCAACAAGGGCGCGGCCCGCATGACGGTCATGAATCCCGGCGGCGAGCTCGACACCTGGTACCTGCGCCAGGGCGACGTGTATTTCATTCCCCGCGCCTATCCCCACCACATCGAGGTATTCGACGCTCCGGAGATGCACTTCTGCATCTTCTTCGACCAGCCCACGCCCGCCGACATCGGCTACCGGACGTCGATCAGCGCCTACTCACGCAAGGTGCTCGCGGCGACGTTCGACACCCACATCGACGACCTGCCCGACTTCCCGTTCACGAAGGCCGACCCGCTGATCGTCAACCGCATCAACCCGCTGGACGCCCACGCCGTTGGGGAGCGATGA